One Pseudorhodoplanes sinuspersici DNA segment encodes these proteins:
- a CDS encoding relaxase/mobilization nuclease domain-containing protein, whose translation MSNEDDFRIRPGKIRSRPNMQAKPFIAQALAAAERAGGHVTRSRRITAPRRSRFGRGRAASVRANRLVTSRSRLATVKTRIVRNTRPRATLRAHLNYLRREGVTRDGERARMFGAETDDADMKAFSERCEEDRHHFRIIVSPEDAANMSDLKAFARDLMRQAEKDLGTKLDWVGVDHWNTDNPHVHIIIRGRASDGKDLVIAREYISEGMRARAQDLVTQELGPRSDLDIRRSLESQVESERWTRLDRQLVRDANRHGIIDVAPIAGKQPDEYLPQKVGRLCKLESLGLANQIAPGQWMIADEAESTLRELAERGDIIKRMNRALTERGLERGASSYVLAGESLADPIVGRLIDRGLDDELKASAYAVVDGTDGRTHHIKLATLDATGDGPTGSIVELRRFEDSHGRERAALAVRSDLDLDAQVKASGATWIDRQLIARDATPLGNGGFGAEVRAAMESRAEHLIEQGLARRQGQQVIYSRNLINTLRQRELDSMGEKLATEMGMPFRKTASGEYVAGLYRQRLMLASGRFAMIDDGLGFQLVPWSPSLERNLGRHVSGIARADGGIDWSFGRQRGLGL comes from the coding sequence ATGAGCAACGAGGATGACTTCCGCATCCGCCCCGGCAAAATCCGCTCGCGTCCGAACATGCAAGCCAAGCCTTTCATCGCCCAGGCGCTCGCTGCCGCCGAACGTGCCGGGGGCCATGTTACCAGGTCGAGACGGATCACCGCGCCGCGACGTTCCCGCTTCGGCCGTGGCCGCGCCGCCAGCGTGCGGGCGAACCGACTGGTGACGTCCCGTTCGCGCCTTGCCACGGTTAAGACCCGCATCGTCCGCAACACCCGCCCCCGCGCGACGCTTCGGGCACATCTCAATTACCTGCGCCGCGAGGGCGTGACGCGAGACGGCGAGCGGGCACGTATGTTCGGTGCTGAGACCGACGACGCCGACATGAAGGCGTTCAGCGAGCGATGCGAAGAAGACCGGCACCACTTCAGAATCATCGTGTCGCCGGAGGACGCGGCGAACATGTCGGACCTGAAAGCGTTCGCGCGCGACCTGATGCGACAGGCGGAGAAGGACCTCGGCACGAAACTCGACTGGGTCGGCGTCGATCACTGGAACACCGACAACCCCCATGTCCACATCATCATCCGTGGCCGCGCCAGCGACGGCAAAGACCTCGTCATTGCGCGGGAATACATCAGCGAGGGAATGCGGGCGAGGGCGCAGGATCTCGTCACGCAGGAACTAGGGCCGCGCTCCGACCTCGACATCCGGCGCAGCCTCGAGAGCCAGGTGGAGTCCGAGCGCTGGACACGGCTCGATCGCCAGCTTGTCCGGGATGCAAACCGGCATGGCATCATCGACGTTGCGCCGATTGCGGGCAAACAACCCGACGAGTACCTCCCGCAGAAGGTCGGCCGTCTGTGCAAACTGGAGTCGCTCGGGCTTGCAAACCAGATTGCACCGGGACAGTGGATGATTGCCGACGAGGCTGAGTCCACCTTGCGCGAACTGGCCGAGCGCGGAGACATCATCAAGCGCATGAACAGGGCGCTCACCGAGCGCGGCCTCGAACGCGGCGCGTCGAGCTATGTGCTGGCTGGCGAGAGCCTCGCCGATCCCATCGTCGGGCGTCTGATTGACCGCGGCCTCGATGACGAGTTGAAGGCCTCTGCCTACGCCGTCGTCGATGGTACCGATGGGCGGACCCATCACATCAAGCTTGCCACCCTCGATGCCACGGGCGATGGCCCGACAGGATCAATCGTCGAACTGCGCCGGTTCGAGGATTCCCACGGCCGCGAGCGCGCTGCCCTTGCGGTGCGGTCCGACCTCGATCTCGATGCGCAGGTGAAGGCGTCAGGCGCGACCTGGATCGATCGGCAGCTCATCGCGCGCGATGCAACACCCCTCGGAAACGGCGGGTTCGGCGCCGAGGTGCGCGCCGCGATGGAAAGCCGGGCCGAGCATCTGATCGAGCAAGGTCTCGCTCGCCGGCAGGGGCAGCAGGTCATCTACAGTCGCAACCTCATCAACACGTTGCGGCAGCGTGAACTCGATTCCATGGGCGAGAAGCTCGCGACTGAGATGGGAATGCCGTTCCGGAAGACGGCGAGTGGTGAGTATGTCGCCGGCCTCTATCGTCAGCGATTGATGCTCGCGTCCGGCCGCTTCGCCATGATCGACGACGGTCTCGGCTTCCAGCTCGTGCCTTGGTCGCCGTCGCTGGAACGCAATCTCGGTAGGCATGTCTCAGGCATCGCCCGCGCCGATGGCGGAATAGACTGGAGTTTCGGGCGACAACGCGGATTGGGACTTTGA
- a CDS encoding ribbon-helix-helix protein translates to MTRRPRKTKLKFWPVDVKRRTKRRKPPRQARRKRNAFSARLTIDITPDLRARIKITAFERGVTVAYMLRLLLLKTFPRARGGRR, encoded by the coding sequence ATGACCCGGCGACCGCGCAAAACCAAACTCAAGTTCTGGCCAGTCGACGTCAAGCGCCGGACCAAACGACGAAAGCCTCCGCGCCAGGCTCGGCGCAAGCGCAATGCCTTCTCGGCAAGACTGACCATCGACATCACGCCTGACCTGCGCGCCCGCATCAAGATCACGGCATTCGAGCGCGGCGTCACCGTCGCCTACATGCTGCGTCTCCTCCTGCTGAAGACCTTTCCTCGCGCCAGGGGAGGCCGGCGATGA
- a CDS encoding DUF2840 domain-containing protein gives MKGVTITDVSRAHDTDGSLTLVELTWLKQRIENRVRFGHPAGQQILDRHRRVLSFTAGSIFCFVRWAANDYGTILSRADIVRAIAPGARYQTLPFVRPGGDILLRMDGWPKVERVLHAVDAVEALGIDPADVAPDYWQHVHNRLSVNETPRNYTRTRHQAWLKRREVGS, from the coding sequence ATGAAGGGCGTCACGATCACGGATGTCTCGCGCGCGCATGACACAGACGGCAGTCTCACCTTGGTCGAGTTGACCTGGCTTAAACAGCGCATTGAGAACCGCGTCCGCTTCGGGCATCCGGCAGGACAGCAGATCCTGGACCGCCATCGCCGCGTCCTCAGTTTCACTGCTGGAAGCATCTTCTGCTTCGTGCGGTGGGCAGCCAACGATTACGGCACCATCCTCTCGCGTGCCGACATTGTGCGCGCGATCGCTCCCGGCGCGCGTTACCAGACATTGCCGTTTGTGCGCCCCGGCGGCGACATCCTCCTGCGCATGGACGGTTGGCCCAAGGTCGAGCGTGTGCTGCATGCCGTTGACGCCGTCGAGGCGCTCGGCATCGATCCGGCCGATGTTGCGCCGGACTACTGGCAGCACGTCCACAACCGACTGTCCGTCAACGAGACGCCGCGCAATTACACGCGCACACGTCATCAAGCCTGGCTCAAACGGCGCGAGGTCGGCTCATGA
- a CDS encoding LysR substrate-binding domain-containing protein, translating into MTRRLPSLNGLRAFEAAGRHGSFTAAARELNVTQTAVSRLVRLLEDRLGFALFRRHASALELTAQGQALLAGLTDAFDSIARLTESVEAMRGGPVLTVGVGPTLAVSWLIPRLATFYRSHPAIEVRVATGGATRPVRDDWTCTIRRDTDALPGYTAERLFPSIVVPVCTPELASTLRSPDDLRNATLIVVSNMPNEWPHWFEAARLRSPPHPAGEASFESNAMAMQAALDGVGVAIAQFPYVSDALATGRLVAPFPIIAHTRDSWFLEYRPVRREDPALLAFREWLHQEADRERQVETELVNRGSMGAIRARTKVRKR; encoded by the coding sequence ATGACGCGGCGCTTGCCTTCGTTGAACGGATTGCGGGCGTTCGAAGCGGCCGGCCGGCATGGCAGTTTCACCGCTGCCGCGCGAGAACTGAACGTCACACAAACCGCGGTGAGCCGCTTGGTTCGCCTGCTGGAGGACCGTCTCGGCTTTGCACTGTTCCGACGCCACGCGAGTGCGCTCGAACTAACCGCTCAAGGGCAAGCGCTGCTGGCCGGTCTGACCGATGCTTTCGATTCAATCGCCCGCCTCACCGAAAGCGTCGAGGCGATGCGCGGCGGCCCCGTGCTCACGGTGGGAGTAGGACCAACCCTGGCGGTCAGCTGGCTGATCCCGCGGCTGGCCACTTTCTATCGCAGCCACCCCGCCATCGAGGTGCGCGTGGCGACCGGCGGCGCGACCCGTCCGGTGCGTGACGACTGGACCTGCACCATCCGGCGCGATACCGACGCGCTGCCGGGCTATACTGCTGAGCGCCTGTTCCCCAGCATCGTCGTACCGGTGTGTACGCCGGAGCTCGCATCGACGCTGCGTTCGCCCGACGACTTGCGCAACGCGACTCTGATTGTCGTGTCCAATATGCCCAACGAATGGCCGCATTGGTTCGAGGCGGCGCGCCTGCGCTCTCCGCCCCATCCCGCCGGGGAGGCGTCATTCGAGAGCAACGCCATGGCGATGCAGGCGGCGCTCGATGGCGTCGGAGTCGCCATAGCTCAATTCCCTTACGTCAGCGACGCCCTGGCAACGGGCCGCTTAGTCGCGCCATTTCCGATCATCGCACACACACGAGACAGCTGGTTTCTAGAATATCGGCCTGTTCGTCGGGAGGATCCAGCACTTCTAGCCTTTCGAGAATGGCTGCATCAGGAAGCTGATCGCGAACGTCAAGTTGAAACCGAATTGGTGAACCGAGGGTCAATGGGAGCAATAAGAGCGCGTACTAAGGTGCGTAAGCGCTAG
- a CDS encoding efflux RND transporter periplasmic adaptor subunit: protein MSARNLYRKVLVLAGGAIAVTGLLYWQFAPSPPPQRSGGSQTRAPAPVSVATVKRQDVPIYLTGLGTVQASFTVAIRSEVDGKLQEVLFTEGQHVRKGDVLAKIDARLFQAALDQAAARKRQNVALLTGAEKDLARSKALAQKDIGTQQNVDQQQSKVDQLKASIEADMAAIATAQTQLDYTTITAPSDGRMGVRLVDPGNLIRVSDSGPIATLVLPQPAAVQFTLPARALPDIREAMAHGPVEVTAFDQDNSRVLGTGTILLIDNIINQATDMIRLKAMFANADDQLWPGQYVNARVLVTIKRNVLTIPSSAVQRGPRGLFTWIVTDKNTAEPRSLQVGPTSGDLTVVASGLSGEERVVTDGQYRLQRGGTVSITKQQTADARSGS, encoded by the coding sequence ATGTCTGCCCGAAACCTGTATCGCAAAGTTCTTGTTCTTGCGGGCGGAGCGATTGCTGTCACCGGATTGCTCTACTGGCAATTTGCGCCGAGTCCGCCGCCGCAGCGCAGCGGCGGATCGCAGACGCGCGCACCGGCGCCTGTGAGCGTTGCCACGGTGAAGCGACAGGATGTGCCGATCTACCTCACGGGACTGGGAACGGTGCAGGCGTCGTTTACCGTCGCTATCCGTTCCGAGGTCGATGGCAAGCTGCAGGAGGTGCTGTTCACTGAAGGGCAGCACGTCCGGAAGGGAGACGTCTTGGCGAAGATCGATGCGCGGCTGTTCCAGGCAGCGCTCGATCAGGCCGCCGCCAGAAAGCGCCAGAATGTTGCTTTGCTGACCGGCGCAGAGAAGGATCTGGCACGTTCCAAGGCCTTGGCGCAGAAGGATATCGGAACCCAGCAGAATGTCGATCAGCAGCAGAGCAAGGTCGATCAGCTGAAAGCCTCCATCGAGGCCGATATGGCGGCGATCGCCACTGCGCAAACACAGCTCGACTATACCACGATCACGGCGCCAAGCGACGGCCGCATGGGGGTTCGTCTGGTCGACCCCGGCAACCTGATACGCGTGTCGGATTCCGGACCGATCGCCACTCTCGTCCTGCCCCAACCGGCGGCAGTCCAATTCACGCTGCCGGCGCGGGCGCTGCCGGACATCCGTGAAGCCATGGCGCATGGGCCGGTCGAGGTGACGGCTTTCGACCAGGACAACAGTCGCGTACTCGGCACCGGAACGATCCTGCTCATCGACAACATCATCAATCAGGCTACCGACATGATTCGGCTGAAGGCTATGTTCGCCAATGCCGACGACCAGCTCTGGCCAGGTCAGTATGTCAATGCGCGCGTGCTGGTCACGATCAAGCGCAATGTGCTGACGATCCCCTCTAGCGCAGTGCAGCGCGGGCCGCGGGGGCTGTTCACCTGGATTGTGACCGACAAGAACACGGCGGAGCCGCGTTCGCTGCAGGTCGGCCCGACGTCGGGCGACCTGACGGTGGTTGCGTCGGGCCTGTCGGGAGAGGAGCGGGTGGTAACGGACGGGCAATACCGGCTGCAACGCGGCGGCACGGTGAGCATCACAAAGCAGCAAACCGCCGATGCACGGAGTGGATCGTGA
- a CDS encoding S26 family signal peptidase, with protein MTRIATLLATALSTVTVGASAFVDPPIDLIWNASASAPIGLYTVQPADDLDVTDLVAVAAPPLIAEFMADRGYLPMGVPMMKRVLALPGQTVCRHGLDIVAYGSTIGHARERDNAGRKMPVWQGCRRIGDDELFLMNFDVPDSVDGRYFGPFPRGSVIGRVLPVWTDEAGDGRFQWRAARR; from the coding sequence ATGACCCGCATCGCCACGCTGCTCGCAACAGCGCTGTCTACGGTCACGGTCGGCGCGTCGGCATTCGTCGATCCGCCGATAGACCTGATCTGGAACGCCAGCGCCAGCGCGCCGATCGGCCTCTACACCGTGCAGCCGGCCGACGATCTCGACGTCACCGATCTTGTTGCGGTGGCGGCGCCGCCACTCATCGCCGAGTTCATGGCCGATCGCGGTTATCTGCCGATGGGTGTGCCCATGATGAAGCGCGTCCTGGCGCTTCCAGGCCAGACTGTCTGCCGCCACGGCCTCGACATCGTCGCCTATGGCTCGACCATCGGCCACGCCCGCGAACGCGATAATGCCGGCCGCAAGATGCCGGTCTGGCAAGGCTGCCGCCGCATCGGCGATGACGAACTGTTTCTCATGAACTTCGATGTCCCGGACAGCGTGGACGGCCGCTACTTCGGTCCGTTCCCGCGCGGTTCGGTCATCGGCCGCGTACTGCCCGTCTGGACCGACGAGGCCGGTGACGGCCGTTTCCAATGGCGCGCCGCCAGACGTTGA
- a CDS encoding DUF736 domain-containing protein, with protein MAQIGNFIRTRNGFSGRLRTLSLDIELTIVPADHSDTENAPNYRIHAGDEEGPEVGAGWTRTGEKAGEYVAVQIDDPGFPQPVRANLFQSGSDRSAFHLLWTRPSKRETRS; from the coding sequence ATGGCGCAAATCGGCAACTTCATCCGCACCCGAAACGGCTTCTCCGGACGTCTGCGCACGCTCTCGCTAGACATCGAACTGACCATCGTGCCGGCCGATCATTCAGACACCGAGAACGCCCCGAATTACCGCATTCACGCCGGCGACGAGGAGGGACCCGAAGTCGGCGCGGGCTGGACGCGCACCGGCGAGAAGGCCGGTGAGTACGTCGCCGTGCAGATCGACGATCCTGGTTTCCCGCAGCCGGTTCGCGCCAACCTGTTCCAGTCCGGCAGCGATCGCTCCGCCTTCCATCTGCTCTGGACGCGTCCGAGCAAACGCGAGACGCGGAGCTGA
- a CDS encoding cupin domain-containing protein, with the protein MLYAQPVSAQEKRGVIPHAPLLKTAVPNTANQEVAVYHVEYEPGGINPRHLHPAAITFHILSGTAVFQEEGKPAVTLRAGDSLFVPAGTIHAHWNPSSTESLRFLEFIVAEKDKGRSIPKPLKD; encoded by the coding sequence ATGCTCTACGCCCAGCCAGTTTCCGCCCAGGAAAAGCGAGGCGTGATCCCGCATGCGCCGCTGCTGAAGACGGCCGTGCCCAATACGGCGAACCAGGAAGTCGCCGTCTATCACGTCGAATACGAGCCGGGTGGCATCAATCCACGACACCTTCATCCGGCAGCGATCACCTTCCACATCCTTTCCGGCACCGCCGTCTTTCAGGAGGAAGGCAAGCCGGCAGTCACCCTACGTGCCGGCGACAGTCTGTTCGTTCCCGCCGGCACCATTCATGCGCACTGGAATCCGAGTTCAACGGAAAGTCTCCGCTTTCTCGAATTCATCGTTGCTGAAAAGGACAAGGGCCGGTCCATTCCCAAACCGTTGAAGGATTGA
- a CDS encoding replication initiator protein A, translating into MRRSIDDDHQLELFRARPGDMPPRDAQDLMSWPFFSLAKTPRVRPIDFHMGDVTIVVEATHEHGMATIWDADVLIWAASQIVDARDRGLRTSRLMAATPYEILSFIGRGDSAQNYERLKAGLDRLQSTTVATSIRQPTERRRHRFSWINEWKERADSAGRPRGIELILPDWFYAGVMMEALVLTIDREYFALTGGLERWLYRLVRKHGGRQRHGWIFDFRHLHLKSGSLSPYKRFAFELRDIVRRQPLPGYQLACIAGAENAPCLSFQPVTNPFPSAPRLRTPRPQHDGDKL; encoded by the coding sequence ATGCGACGTTCCATCGACGACGATCATCAACTCGAACTCTTTCGCGCCAGGCCCGGCGATATGCCGCCGCGCGACGCGCAAGACCTCATGTCATGGCCGTTCTTCTCACTCGCCAAGACGCCGCGCGTCCGGCCCATCGACTTCCACATGGGGGACGTCACGATTGTCGTCGAAGCGACGCACGAACACGGCATGGCGACAATCTGGGACGCCGACGTGCTGATCTGGGCCGCGTCCCAAATCGTCGATGCGCGCGACCGCGGATTGCGCACATCACGGCTGATGGCTGCGACGCCATATGAGATTCTGAGCTTCATCGGACGCGGCGACTCCGCACAGAACTACGAGCGGCTCAAGGCCGGCCTCGATCGTCTGCAGTCGACAACCGTCGCCACCTCGATCCGTCAACCGACAGAACGCCGGCGGCATCGTTTTAGCTGGATCAACGAATGGAAGGAGCGTGCCGACAGCGCCGGCCGGCCGCGCGGCATCGAACTGATCCTGCCGGACTGGTTCTACGCCGGCGTCATGATGGAGGCGCTCGTCCTCACCATCGACCGCGAATATTTTGCACTCACCGGCGGACTTGAGCGCTGGCTGTACCGTCTTGTGCGCAAGCATGGCGGACGCCAGCGTCATGGCTGGATCTTCGACTTCCGGCACCTTCATCTAAAGTCCGGCAGCCTCTCGCCTTACAAGCGCTTCGCATTCGAGCTGCGCGACATCGTGCGCCGCCAGCCGCTGCCCGGCTACCAACTCGCCTGCATCGCCGGCGCCGAAAACGCGCCGTGCCTGAGCTTCCAGCCCGTCACCAATCCATTTCCGTCCGCACCACGCCTGCGCACGCCGCGGCCGCAACACGATGGGGATAAGCTGTGA
- a CDS encoding ribbon-helix-helix protein, CopG family encodes MEKKSRLSVYLDPDLMRSLADYAARRDQSRSLIAEAAVASFLSPDADERREAATAKRLDGIDRRLQRLERDIGISVEMLAVFIRFWLASTPQLPDAAQAATRAKAGERYDSFLDALGRRLAKGPRLRQEICDDISEEACNLTRRG; translated from the coding sequence ATGGAAAAGAAATCCCGTCTCTCCGTCTATCTCGACCCGGACCTGATGCGCTCGCTGGCCGACTACGCCGCGCGGCGCGACCAGTCTCGCTCGCTCATTGCCGAGGCTGCCGTCGCGTCCTTCCTGTCTCCCGATGCCGACGAGCGCCGCGAGGCTGCCACCGCCAAGCGGCTCGACGGTATCGACCGGCGGCTGCAACGACTTGAGCGCGACATCGGCATTTCGGTCGAGATGCTGGCGGTGTTCATCCGCTTCTGGCTTGCCTCGACGCCGCAACTACCCGACGCCGCCCAGGCGGCAACGCGGGCCAAGGCCGGGGAGCGGTATGACAGTTTCCTCGATGCCCTAGGACGCCGCCTCGCCAAGGGGCCAAGACTTAGACAAGAAATCTGCGATGATATTTCAGAAGAGGCATGCAACCTCACACGTCGAGGTTAA
- a CDS encoding conjugal transfer protein TraG, translating into MTATKILWGQILTVFSIALSTIWGATQWTAWRLGFQPQLGSSWFDLAGLPVYPPPAFFWWWYFFDAYAPGIFLEGAAIAASGGFTAIAVAIGMSVWRAREAKIAETYGSARWANADEVRTAGLLGPDGVVLGRFESEYLRHDGPEHVLCFAPTRSGKGVGLVVPSLLTWPGSAVVHDIKGENWQLTAGLRSRFGRVLLFDPTNAESAAYNPLLEVRPGEWEVRDVQNVADVLVDPEGSLERRNHWEKTSHSLLVGAILHVLYAEDDKTLAGVASFLSDPRRPIETTLVAMMTTPHLGRDGPHPVVASAARELLNKSDNERSGVLSTAMSFLGLYRDPVVAQVTRRCDWRIADIAGDVKPSTLYLVVPPSDISRTKPLIRLILNQIGRRLTEDLKATDRRHRVLLMLDEFPALGRLDFFESALAFMAGYKLKSFLIAQSLNQIEKAYGANNSILDNCHVRVSFATNDERTAKRVSDALGIATEMRAMKNYAGHRLSPWLGHLMVSRQETARPLMTPGEVMQLPPDNEIVMVAGVPPIRAKKARYFEDPRLAERIQPPPKPGGSKLPPKLDDWSARAPLRSVAPAKTDGAAEKESTSFVNRKSAGTTDSDPANAGLRREPGLERHKDIAPEPVKSPVNEFEPDREDDDSDAMRLRLVGRTVRQVARQAAMDPRDGIEL; encoded by the coding sequence ATGACCGCGACGAAAATCCTCTGGGGCCAGATCCTCACCGTCTTCTCGATCGCGCTTTCGACGATCTGGGGCGCGACGCAGTGGACGGCGTGGCGGCTCGGCTTCCAGCCGCAGCTCGGTTCATCGTGGTTCGACCTCGCCGGGCTACCGGTCTATCCGCCGCCGGCCTTCTTCTGGTGGTGGTACTTCTTCGATGCTTACGCGCCCGGCATCTTCCTTGAAGGCGCCGCCATAGCAGCGTCCGGCGGCTTCACGGCGATCGCCGTCGCCATCGGCATGTCGGTCTGGCGGGCGCGCGAGGCAAAGATCGCCGAGACCTACGGCTCGGCGCGATGGGCGAATGCCGACGAGGTGAGGACCGCAGGACTGCTCGGCCCGGACGGTGTGGTGCTCGGCCGGTTCGAGAGCGAATACCTGCGTCATGACGGACCCGAGCATGTGTTGTGCTTCGCGCCGACACGATCGGGCAAGGGCGTGGGCTTGGTCGTGCCGTCGCTCCTGACCTGGCCGGGCTCGGCCGTCGTCCACGATATCAAGGGCGAGAACTGGCAGCTCACCGCCGGACTGCGTTCGCGCTTCGGCCGCGTGCTTCTCTTCGATCCGACCAACGCCGAGAGCGCAGCTTACAACCCGCTGCTTGAGGTCCGGCCAGGCGAGTGGGAAGTCCGCGACGTGCAGAACGTCGCCGACGTCCTGGTCGACCCGGAAGGCTCGTTGGAACGGAGAAACCACTGGGAAAAGACCAGCCACTCGCTCCTGGTCGGTGCGATCCTTCACGTCCTCTATGCCGAGGACGACAAGACGCTCGCCGGCGTTGCTTCATTCCTCTCCGATCCTCGGCGTCCGATCGAGACCACGCTGGTCGCGATGATGACGACGCCGCATCTCGGCAGAGACGGGCCGCACCCCGTCGTCGCCTCGGCCGCGCGGGAGTTGCTGAACAAATCCGACAATGAACGATCCGGCGTCCTTTCCACCGCCATGTCGTTCCTCGGTCTCTACCGCGATCCCGTCGTAGCCCAGGTCACACGGCGCTGCGACTGGCGCATCGCCGACATCGCCGGAGACGTGAAGCCGTCCACGCTCTACCTCGTGGTGCCGCCGTCCGACATCAGCCGCACCAAGCCGCTCATTCGCCTGATCCTCAACCAGATCGGCCGCCGGCTGACAGAGGACCTGAAGGCAACCGACCGGCGGCATCGCGTGCTGCTCATGCTGGATGAATTCCCGGCGCTCGGCCGGCTCGATTTCTTCGAGTCCGCGCTCGCCTTCATGGCTGGCTACAAACTCAAGTCGTTCCTGATCGCGCAGTCGCTGAACCAGATCGAGAAGGCTTACGGCGCCAATAACTCGATCCTCGACAACTGTCACGTCCGCGTCAGCTTCGCGACCAATGACGAGCGCACCGCCAAACGCGTGTCGGACGCGCTCGGCATCGCGACCGAGATGAGGGCGATGAAGAACTATGCCGGCCACCGGCTCAGCCCGTGGCTCGGTCATCTGATGGTGTCGCGGCAGGAGACAGCCCGTCCGCTCATGACCCCGGGCGAAGTGATGCAGCTCCCACCCGACAATGAGATCGTCATGGTCGCCGGCGTTCCGCCGATCCGCGCGAAGAAGGCTCGATACTTTGAGGATCCGCGCCTGGCCGAGCGCATCCAGCCGCCGCCGAAGCCGGGTGGCTCAAAGCTGCCGCCGAAGCTCGACGACTGGTCGGCACGCGCTCCGCTTCGATCGGTCGCACCCGCAAAGACAGACGGAGCGGCTGAGAAGGAGTCCACTTCATTCGTCAACCGCAAGTCGGCCGGCACGACCGACAGCGATCCGGCCAACGCAGGACTCCGGCGCGAGCCGGGGCTCGAACGGCACAAGGATATCGCGCCGGAGCCGGTCAAGTCCCCGGTGAACGAATTTGAGCCGGATCGCGAAGACGACGACAGCGATGCTATGCGTCTCCGTTTGGTCGGCCGCACCGTGCGGCAGGTCGCGCGGCAAGCGGCAATGGATCCTCGCGACGGCATCGAGCTCTGA